The proteins below are encoded in one region of Coregonus clupeaformis isolate EN_2021a unplaced genomic scaffold, ASM2061545v1 scaf2625, whole genome shotgun sequence:
- the LOC123488961 gene encoding unique cartilage matrix-associated protein-like, with protein MSWTHLVFLSLLATLLILTLFTGVESASVRDEKDGRDGKAAEPEGSARRVFMPEADATNFFKKRSRRSAKHEAEVL; from the exons ATGTCCTGGACTCAtctggtctttctctctctgctcgcCACCCTCCTCATCCTCACAC TCTTCACCGGGGTGGAGAGTGCATCGGTGAGAGACGAAAAAGATGGAAGAGACGGAAAAGCTGCAGAGCCCGAAG GGTCAGCGCGGCGAGTCTTCATGCCCGAAGCGGACGCAACAAACTTCTTCAAAAAGCGCAGTCGGCGCTCGGCCAAACATGAGGCGGAGGTCCTCG